The Hippopotamus amphibius kiboko isolate mHipAmp2 chromosome 3, mHipAmp2.hap2, whole genome shotgun sequence genomic interval GGGGTGTGAGTGCACTAGCTAGAAACCTGCTGTGCCCTGAGGGTGTACTGGGCGGGGAGGAGGGCGGAGCCAAGCCCGGGCCCCCGCAGATCCTCAGTTGTGACCCACCCTGAGGAAGCCCAGAAAGGAACACTGTTCTGAGTTACTATCCTAAAGTGACCCCAGCGGGAAGACTGGGCACACGCCGCTGGACACGAACGGCCGGCAGTGACCGCGCCTCTGGGTCCCTCCTCGAGAGCCACGTGTCCAGAGTCCTGGGTCGCATGCCGACGTTTCCTGCGTCCTTGGTTCCTTCTTCTTGGACTTGCAGCTCTGGACGCACACAACAGCACACCAAACTGCTTGATGTGGCTGGAAGTGTAGTCAGCGTCGATCGTCGGGCCTGTGTTGGCACGGCACCAGGCTCGCGGGGAGCGGATCTTGGGTACCCTCGGCGAGCGCTGGCTCTGGGGCTGGTCGGGTGGGAAAGCGGGGCGCGGGCTCCGGCGCCGGGACCCCGTTCGGGTGGCACctaggccccgccccgccccgccctccctccgcctcaTTGGCAGCTTCTCGCGCGTCGGGGGTTGCCAGGGCGACGGGTCTCCAAGCTGCGAGTCAGAGCTAACCTGAGCCAGTCGGCCTCCGGTGGAGGGAGCGGGGGAGGCCGGAGGGCGGGCGGCGAAACGCGGCTCGCGGCGGCGGGGCCCCAGGCGGGCGCCTCCTCCCGGCCCGGAACGGCCCCCCTCCCGGCACAGGGgcaggccggggcggggggccccGGAGCCGGCGCGGCCTCGGCCCCGTCGAGGAGGCCGGGGGACCGCCAGGGCGGGGCGatgccgggcggcggcggcggccccggccGGGGCCCGTGACCATGGGCATCGCCGAATCCACGCCGGACGAGCTGCCGTCGGACGCGGAGGAGCAACTGCGCAACGGCGAGCAGCAGTTGGAGCTGAGCGGGAGGCGGCTGCGGCGGCTGCCCAGCGCCGTGTGCGCGCTGAGTCGCCTGCAGAAGCTGTATGTGAGCGGCACGGGGCTGCGCGAGCTGCCCGAGGAGATCGAGGAGCTGCGCGAGCTGCGCATCCTGGCGCTCGACTTCAACAAACTCGAGCGCCTGCCCGACGGTCTGTGTCGCCTGCCGCGCCTCACGCGCCTCTACCTGGGTAGCAACCGGCTGCTGGCGCTGCCCGCCGACTTCGCGCAGCTGCAGAGCCTGCGCTGCCTCTGGATCGAGGGCAACTTCCTGCGGCGCTTTCCGCGGCCGCTGCTGCGCCTGGTGGCGCTGCAGTCGCTGCAGATGGGCGACAACCGGTTGCGCGCGCTGCCCGCGGAACTGCCGCGCATGACGGGCCTGCGAGGCCTCTGGCTCTACGGCAACCGTTTCGAGGAGTTCCCGTCcgcgttgctgcgcatgggccgCCTGCACATCCTCGACCTCGACCGCAACCGCCTGGGCGGCTTCCCCGACCTGCACCCGCTGCGCGCCCTGCGCGTCTTCTCCTATGACCACAATCCAGTCACTGGGCCCCCGCGCGTCGCCGACACGGTCTTCCTTGTGGGTGAGGGCGCGGTCGAGCGCATGGCCGAGCGCGACGAACCCACGCCCCGGCCGCCGCCCCGGCGCCCAGTGCGGGCCtttgaggatgaggaggaagaagacCTGCTCATAGGGGGCGGTAGCTCCCGGGCCCTTGGGGCCCCCGGGGACAGCCTCCGCGCCCTGGAAGCAGCTCCAGGACTGGGCACCTGAGCCGGTGCTCTGGGTGATGAGCTTCGGCTGCTCTGGAGGAGGGGTTCTGGGAAGGTTTGCAGGAAAGGTGGGTCCCTACTTGGGGCAGAGGAGGGGTCATTCTGGGCAAGCTGCTGGGGACAGGCAGGCCTTCGGGCCATCTTCAGACATTCCAGGATAGTGAGAAAACTGCCTCCTGGCTGGTCTCTTGGCGGTTGTCAGGCCAAGTCCTGGCTCCACCCAGTTCTTATAGCTCCATCTGGTCCCTGGTAGAGTCACTGACAGCACAGTAAAGGCACCAGCTTCATCCTGGAACTAGGGTCACCACTGATCATGAAATCCTCCCCTTGGCTGAGTCTGGATGTCCATCCAGGGCACCCATCCTCTTGGAGTTTGGATCTTCTAGGTCCACCCTTTCTGGTGCAGGAGCTGCTACCTCTGGGGTGGACCACATGCCTGCGAGAGGCAGAACTGCCCCCAGAAGGCCTGGCCCAGGGGCAGGAGCTTGGAGCTGGGGCCGGTGCCCAGGACAGACAGGTGTGGGAAACTGGAATTGGGGCCCTAACACCAGAGCTGCCCTTGCCCCTCCACTGGGGCTCATGGTACATACCTCCCTCCCCAGGCCCATGTATGGGGAAGGGGTACTCAGAAGGCAAGGTCTCTGCCGCTGCCTTTCATTCTGTTCTGTTCTCCCAGCTTGTGCCTGGAATCTTGCTGGGAAAGAGaacactccctcccttccccacagccTGAGCCTTCCAGCTGTCAAGTTTGAAAAGAAGCCACTGTGCCTCTAGGGCCTCCTGCACCGGAGAGAGAGGCTCTCTGCTCTGGGCGGCTGCTCCAGTGTAGCCACTGCCTGTACTCTCCATTCCCTTAAATGGGCACCATCGGGGTGGCTGGCACAGCGTGGGGCATTGGACGAGCACTGTGTGCCTCCACTCCGTCACCAGAACAGCCTCCAGGGTTGAGGAGTGAGGCCTCGCTCTGCAATTCCCAGGGCCAGATCTTTCCCATCCAAGCAATAATGGGAGGAGGGCCCAAGGCCAGGGCCACTCAGGGA includes:
- the LRRC10B gene encoding leucine-rich repeat-containing protein 10B, which codes for MGIAESTPDELPSDAEEQLRNGEQQLELSGRRLRRLPSAVCALSRLQKLYVSGTGLRELPEEIEELRELRILALDFNKLERLPDGLCRLPRLTRLYLGSNRLLALPADFAQLQSLRCLWIEGNFLRRFPRPLLRLVALQSLQMGDNRLRALPAELPRMTGLRGLWLYGNRFEEFPSALLRMGRLHILDLDRNRLGGFPDLHPLRALRVFSYDHNPVTGPPRVADTVFLVGEGAVERMAERDEPTPRPPPRRPVRAFEDEEEEDLLIGGGSSRALGAPGDSLRALEAAPGLGT